A part of Amycolatopsis lurida genomic DNA contains:
- a CDS encoding phosphatidate cytidylyltransferase yields MSQVSEEREDRVENPEPVPAEKPEPAKKVSRAGRNLPAAIGVGLLLGAAIITSLLTVRFLFIGIIAIAIAVGTIELAGALKRAAGIRIALVPVLVGGQAMIWLAWPYGREGALTAFVLTVLVCLLWRLPGGADGYLRDISASVFAAAYIPLFGAFAAMLVPPADGVGRVLAFMIGVVASDTGGYIAGVLGGKHPMAPSISPKKTWEGFAGSLVAGVVAGSLTLSLLLDGHAWQGVLFGAAIVCTATLGDLVESLIKRDLGVKDMGNMLPGHGGLMDRLDSLLPSAVVSWLLLSAFVPL; encoded by the coding sequence ATGAGCCAGGTGAGCGAGGAACGCGAGGACCGGGTGGAGAACCCGGAACCGGTTCCGGCCGAGAAGCCGGAACCGGCGAAGAAGGTTTCCCGCGCCGGCCGCAACCTGCCCGCCGCGATCGGGGTCGGGCTGCTGCTGGGCGCGGCGATCATCACGTCCCTGCTCACCGTCCGCTTTCTGTTCATCGGCATCATCGCGATCGCCATCGCGGTCGGCACGATCGAGCTGGCCGGGGCACTGAAGCGCGCGGCGGGCATCCGGATCGCGCTGGTCCCGGTGCTCGTCGGCGGTCAGGCGATGATCTGGCTGGCGTGGCCGTACGGCCGTGAAGGCGCGCTGACGGCGTTCGTGCTGACGGTGCTCGTCTGCCTGTTGTGGCGGTTGCCCGGCGGCGCGGACGGCTACCTGCGCGACATCAGCGCGTCGGTCTTCGCCGCCGCGTACATCCCTCTTTTCGGTGCCTTCGCCGCCATGCTCGTCCCGCCTGCGGACGGCGTCGGCCGCGTGCTGGCGTTCATGATCGGTGTGGTCGCTTCGGACACCGGCGGCTATATCGCCGGTGTACTGGGCGGCAAGCATCCGATGGCGCCCAGCATCAGCCCGAAGAAGACCTGGGAAGGGTTCGCCGGTTCGCTCGTGGCCGGTGTGGTCGCCGGCTCCCTGACCCTCAGCCTTCTCCTCGACGGTCACGCCTGGCAGGGCGTGCTGTTCGGCGCGGCGATCGTCTGCACGGCGACGCTGGGCGACCTCGTCGAGTCGCTGATCAAACGCGACCTCGGCGTCAAGGACATGGGGAACATGCTGCCGGGCCACGGCGGGCTGATGGACCGGCTCGACTCGTTGCTCCCTTCGGCCGTCGTCTCCTGGCTGCTGCTCTCCGCATTCGTGCCTCTTTAG
- the rpsB gene encoding 30S ribosomal protein S2 has translation MAVVTMKQLLDSGVHFGHQTRRWNPKMKRYIFTERNGIYIIDLQQTLTYIDRAYEFIKETVAHGGTIMFVGTKKQAQEAIAAEASRVGMPYVNQRWLGGMLTNFQTVHKRLLRLKELESQEQTGGFAGLTKREILTLTREKDKLEKTLGGIRDMAKVPSIVWIVDTKKEHIAVGEARKLNIPVVAILDTNCDPDEVDYPIPGNDDAIRSAALLTKVVAEAAAAGLMARSSRNGSSADAKPEAGVATDEPLAEWEKELLAGSETAAADAKEAAAATEAATEAPAEQATASS, from the coding sequence ATGGCCGTCGTCACCATGAAGCAGCTGCTCGACAGCGGCGTGCACTTCGGGCACCAGACCCGTCGGTGGAACCCGAAGATGAAGCGCTACATCTTCACCGAGCGCAACGGCATCTACATCATCGACCTGCAGCAGACGCTGACCTACATCGACCGTGCGTACGAGTTCATCAAGGAAACCGTCGCGCACGGCGGCACCATCATGTTCGTCGGCACGAAGAAGCAGGCCCAGGAAGCCATCGCGGCCGAAGCCTCGCGCGTGGGCATGCCCTACGTGAACCAGCGCTGGCTCGGCGGCATGCTGACCAACTTCCAGACGGTGCACAAGCGTCTCCTCCGCCTGAAGGAGCTCGAGTCGCAGGAGCAGACCGGCGGCTTCGCCGGCCTGACCAAGCGCGAAATCCTCACGCTCACCCGTGAGAAGGACAAGCTCGAGAAGACCCTCGGCGGTATCCGCGACATGGCCAAGGTGCCGAGCATCGTGTGGATCGTCGACACGAAGAAGGAGCACATCGCCGTCGGCGAGGCTCGCAAGCTGAACATCCCGGTCGTCGCGATCCTGGACACCAACTGCGACCCGGACGAGGTCGACTACCCGATCCCGGGTAACGACGACGCCATCCGTTCGGCCGCGCTGCTGACCAAGGTCGTGGCCGAGGCCGCCGCCGCCGGTCTGATGGCCCGCTCCAGCCGCAACGGTTCCTCCGCCGACGCCAAGCCCGAGGCCGGCGTCGCCACGGACGAGCCGCTGGCCGAGTGGGAGAAGGAGCTGCTCGCCGGCTCCGAGACCGCCGCCGCGGACGCCAAGGAAGCCGCCGCCGCGACCGAGGCCGCCACCGAGGCTCCGGCCGAGCAGGCCACCGCCTCCTCCTGA
- the pyrH gene encoding UMP kinase → MGVRVEGGYRRVLLKLGGEMFGGGSIGVDPDVVHSVAQQIADVARTGVQIAVVIGGGNYFRGAELSQRGMDRDRADYMAMLGTVMNCLALQDFLEKEGLPTRVQTAITMGQVAEPYIPRRAERHLEKGRVVIFGAGVGMPYFSTDTAAAQRALELGCEAVLMAKAVDGVYTADPKSDPTAEMFHEISHREVLERDLKVADATAFSLCMDNNMPIIVFNLLTEGNIARAVSGERIGTLVDTPADGVPA, encoded by the coding sequence ATGGGTGTCCGGGTCGAAGGCGGATACCGGCGGGTGCTGCTGAAGCTGGGCGGCGAGATGTTCGGCGGCGGTTCCATCGGGGTTGATCCGGATGTGGTGCACTCGGTCGCTCAGCAGATCGCCGACGTCGCGCGGACGGGCGTGCAGATCGCCGTCGTGATCGGCGGCGGCAACTACTTCCGCGGCGCGGAGCTGTCGCAGCGCGGCATGGACCGCGACCGCGCGGACTACATGGCGATGCTCGGCACCGTCATGAACTGCCTGGCGTTGCAGGACTTCCTGGAGAAGGAGGGCCTGCCGACCCGCGTGCAGACCGCCATCACCATGGGACAGGTCGCGGAGCCGTACATCCCGCGCCGCGCCGAGCGTCACCTGGAGAAGGGCCGCGTCGTCATCTTCGGCGCCGGGGTCGGCATGCCGTACTTCTCGACCGACACCGCCGCCGCGCAGCGCGCGCTCGAACTCGGCTGTGAGGCCGTCTTGATGGCGAAGGCCGTCGACGGTGTCTACACCGCGGACCCGAAGAGCGACCCGACCGCCGAAATGTTCCACGAGATCAGCCACCGCGAGGTGCTGGAACGGGATCTCAAGGTCGCCGACGCCACCGCGTTCAGCCTGTGCATGGACAACAACATGCCGATCATCGTGTTCAATCTGCTCACCGAGGGGAACATCGCCCGCGCGGTCAGTGGTGAGAGGATCGGCACCCTGGTCGACACCCCCGCCGACGGGGTGCCCGCGTAG
- a CDS encoding carboxylesterase/lipase family protein, whose amino-acid sequence MRTQRLSKRLLSMALSVMTLGALTTTVAEAGGSPVVRTDSGPVRGVGTGEYRSFHGIPFAAPPVGDLRWAPPRSPEPWTAVRDASKPGPRCAQEAGLGPAPSDNEDCLYLNVISPAKPARKPRPVLVWVHGGSFTYGAGSDYDFKRMALGGDVVVVTVNYRLGVFGFFGHPELGRDSGVFGLQDQQAALRWVQRNARAFGGDPGNVTLFGESAGSMSACAQLASPSAAGLFHRVIIQSSPCTLNWPDGGFVPGLPAGTPYLSRTDVEAMGADAAGKLGCADVACLRRLPVKALVNQPFAPPAFGTGLLPEHPAEALKAGRFARVPVLTGITRDEARMFVAMYPGHPFTEQQYQGLLRTAFGEKAPLVAARYPSAKHGGPSMAFADAMTDRIWGCTQLETERLLRERTRTFGYEFADRDGPSLLPAPPGMSMGASHGAELAYLSDVVAPPAELTPAQRELGARMIRYWTAFARTGDPNGEELPKWRPSPRTQSLAPDAIGPVDLAAVHDCRFWAGI is encoded by the coding sequence ATGCGCACTCAACGGCTGAGTAAGCGGCTTCTGTCCATGGCACTGAGCGTGATGACGCTGGGGGCCCTGACGACGACCGTGGCGGAAGCGGGCGGAAGCCCGGTCGTCCGCACGGATTCCGGTCCCGTTCGAGGCGTGGGCACGGGCGAATACCGGAGTTTCCACGGCATTCCGTTCGCGGCGCCACCTGTCGGCGACCTGCGCTGGGCGCCACCCCGAAGTCCCGAACCGTGGACCGCCGTGCGGGACGCGAGCAAACCGGGACCTCGGTGCGCGCAGGAGGCGGGGCTCGGTCCGGCGCCGAGTGACAACGAGGATTGCCTGTACCTCAACGTGATCAGCCCGGCCAAGCCGGCGCGGAAGCCACGTCCGGTGCTGGTCTGGGTCCACGGTGGCAGCTTCACCTACGGGGCGGGCAGCGACTACGACTTCAAACGCATGGCGCTGGGCGGGGACGTCGTCGTGGTGACGGTGAACTACCGGCTGGGGGTGTTCGGCTTCTTCGGGCATCCGGAACTCGGCCGCGACTCCGGCGTGTTCGGCCTTCAAGACCAGCAGGCCGCACTTCGCTGGGTGCAGCGCAACGCGCGCGCCTTCGGGGGAGATCCCGGGAACGTCACGCTGTTCGGCGAATCGGCCGGCTCGATGAGCGCCTGCGCCCAGCTGGCCTCCCCCTCGGCGGCGGGGCTGTTCCACCGCGTGATCATCCAGAGCAGTCCGTGCACCTTGAACTGGCCCGACGGCGGGTTCGTCCCCGGCCTGCCCGCGGGCACGCCGTACCTGTCCCGGACGGACGTCGAAGCGATGGGTGCCGACGCGGCCGGGAAGCTCGGCTGCGCCGACGTCGCCTGTCTCCGGCGGCTTCCGGTCAAGGCCTTGGTGAACCAGCCGTTCGCGCCACCCGCGTTCGGCACCGGCCTGCTGCCCGAGCATCCGGCCGAGGCACTGAAGGCGGGTCGCTTCGCCCGCGTGCCGGTGCTGACGGGGATCACGAGGGACGAGGCGAGGATGTTCGTCGCCATGTACCCCGGGCATCCGTTCACCGAGCAGCAGTACCAAGGACTGCTGCGGACCGCTTTCGGGGAGAAGGCGCCGCTTGTCGCCGCCCGGTACCCGTCGGCGAAGCACGGCGGCCCGTCGATGGCGTTCGCGGACGCGATGACCGACCGGATCTGGGGCTGCACCCAGCTGGAGACCGAACGATTGCTGCGCGAGCGCACCCGGACCTTCGGCTACGAGTTCGCGGATCGGGACGGACCGTCGCTTCTCCCGGCTCCGCCCGGGATGTCCATGGGCGCTTCACATGGAGCCGAATTGGCCTATTTGTCCGATGTGGTCGCGCCTCCGGCGGAATTGACGCCCGCGCAGCGGGAACTGGGAGCGCGAATGATCCGGTACTGGACCGCGTTCGCGCGCACCGGTGACCCGAACGGCGAAGAACTGCCGAAATGGCGTCCCTCGCCGCGGACGCAGTCGCTGGCGCCGGACGCGATCGGCCCGGTCGACCTCGCGGCGGTGCACGATTGCCGATTCTGGGCGGGAATCTGA
- the tsf gene encoding translation elongation factor Ts, translating to MANYTAADVKRLRELTGSGMMNCKKALEENDGDFDKAVEFLRIKGAKDVGKRAERATAEGLVAGDGGVLIELDSETDFVAKNEDFQALAAKIVEVAKAEKTSDVEKLKAAALDGKTVDEQVQELAARIGEKLELRRVAAYEGTTTTYLHRRGADLPPAVGVLIEYTGEGEAAAEAARGAAMQVAALKAKYLTREEVPAEIVENERRVAEATAREEGKPEQAMPKIIEGKVNAYYKDNVLLEQPSVKDNKKTVKALLDEAGVSVSRFARFEVGQA from the coding sequence ATGGCGAACTACACCGCCGCAGACGTGAAGCGTCTCCGGGAGCTCACTGGCTCCGGCATGATGAACTGCAAGAAGGCGCTGGAGGAGAACGACGGCGACTTCGACAAGGCCGTCGAGTTCCTGCGCATCAAGGGCGCCAAGGACGTCGGCAAGCGCGCCGAGCGCGCCACCGCCGAGGGCCTCGTCGCCGGTGACGGCGGCGTGCTGATCGAGCTCGACTCCGAGACCGACTTCGTCGCGAAGAACGAGGACTTCCAGGCCCTCGCCGCGAAGATCGTCGAGGTCGCGAAGGCCGAGAAGACCAGCGATGTCGAGAAGCTGAAGGCCGCCGCGCTCGACGGCAAGACCGTCGACGAGCAGGTCCAGGAGCTGGCCGCCCGTATCGGCGAGAAGCTCGAGCTGCGCCGTGTCGCCGCCTACGAGGGCACCACCACCACGTACCTGCACCGTCGCGGTGCGGACCTCCCGCCCGCCGTCGGCGTGCTCATCGAGTACACCGGTGAGGGCGAAGCCGCCGCCGAGGCCGCTCGTGGCGCCGCCATGCAGGTCGCCGCGCTCAAGGCCAAGTACCTCACCCGCGAAGAGGTCCCGGCCGAGATCGTCGAGAACGAGCGCCGCGTCGCCGAGGCCACCGCCCGTGAAGAGGGCAAGCCGGAGCAGGCCATGCCCAAGATCATCGAGGGCAAGGTCAACGCGTACTACAAGGACAACGTCCTGCTCGAGCAGCCGTCGGTCAAGGACAACAAGAAGACCGTCAAGGCCCTGCTCGACGAGGCCGGCGTGTCCGTGAGCCGGTTCGCCCGGTTCGAGGTCGGCCAGGCCTGA
- the frr gene encoding ribosome recycling factor: MIDETLLDAEEKMEKAVSVAKEDLSSVRTGRAHPGMFSRIVVEYYGAPTPLNQMASVNIPEARMALIKPYDQTSLNAIEKAIRESDLGVNPSNDGNVIRIVIPQLTEERRKEMVKVAKAKGEDARVSIRSVRRKAKEELDRIKKDGEAGEDEVVHAEKELQNLTDTYSHKVDELVKHKEAELLEV; encoded by the coding sequence GTGATCGACGAGACCCTCCTCGACGCCGAGGAGAAGATGGAAAAAGCGGTGTCCGTCGCCAAGGAGGACCTGTCGTCGGTACGCACCGGCCGGGCTCATCCCGGGATGTTCTCGCGCATTGTCGTCGAGTACTACGGCGCGCCGACCCCGCTGAACCAGATGGCGAGCGTCAACATCCCCGAAGCCCGGATGGCGTTGATCAAGCCGTACGACCAGACCTCGCTCAACGCCATCGAGAAGGCGATCCGCGAGTCGGATCTCGGTGTCAACCCGAGCAACGACGGCAACGTGATCCGCATCGTCATCCCGCAGCTCACCGAAGAGCGCCGCAAGGAGATGGTGAAGGTCGCCAAGGCCAAGGGTGAGGACGCCCGCGTCTCGATCCGCAGCGTCCGCCGCAAGGCCAAGGAAGAGCTCGACCGGATCAAGAAGGACGGCGAGGCGGGCGAGGACGAGGTCGTCCACGCCGAGAAGGAACTCCAGAACCTCACTGACACCTACAGCCACAAGGTCGACGAGCTGGTGAAACACAAGGAAGCCGAGCTACTCGAGGTCTGA